From a single Phragmites australis chromosome 7, lpPhrAust1.1, whole genome shotgun sequence genomic region:
- the LOC133925356 gene encoding NAC transcription factor 32 isoform X1 translates to MAKTSLPPGFRFHPTDVELTVYYLKRKLLGKYLRCNAITEIDLYKFAPWDLPEKASLESNDLVWYFFCPRDRKYSSGSRTNRSTGIGYWKATGKDRPVVYNSRTVGMKRTLVFHLGKPPRGDRTDWVMYEYRLADKELAASGVKLDACVLCKIFQKSGPGPKIGAQYGAPFNEEDWNDANVENSSFSHAVAPCPPESICGGLNSAGQHLAVSDNGEVSLGPLSESNDEHAVNGVCPGRTSSPDIPFDCIHIQLLAEIISCSSMNLLCTAGEDGSLPDSTADYDNEILLDGSETIFSELDELASQSVESNSNHCGSCCEHLIHPTLEAIGTEQYIELNDLSFSLADDPGSCSMLLSNGTFEPRFEQESPDYIPNTTNASTSTTGGSSP, encoded by the exons ATGGCCAAGACATCGCTTCCTCCTGGATTCCGGTTTCATCCAACTGATGTTGAGCTCACTGTCTACTATTTAAAGAGGAAGCTGTTGGGAAAATACTTACGCTGCAATGCTATTACGGAGATTGATCTATACAAGTTTGCCCCTTGGGATCTTCCAG AGAAAGCTTCCTTGGAGAGTAATGATCTTGTGTGGTATTTCTTTTGCCCACGTGATAGGAAATATTCTAGTGGGTCAAGAACTAACCGGTCAACTGGAATTGGATATTGGAAAGCTACTGGAAAGGACAGGCCAGTGGTGTATAATTCTAGGACTGTTGGGATGAAGAGAACTTTGGTGTTTCATCTTGGCAAGCCACCACGAGGTGACAGAACTGACTGGGTAATGTATGAATATAGGCTGGCGGACAAGGAACTAGCTGCTTCTGGTGTTAAACTG GATGCTTGCGTTCTCTGCAAAATCTTTCAGAAAAGTGGACCAGGCCCCAAGATTGGGGCACAATATGGTGCTCCATTCAACGAGGAGGACTGGAATGATGCCAATGTGGAGAATTCATCATTTTCCCATGCTGTGGCCCCTTGTCCACCTGAATCCATTTGTGGTGGGTTGAACTCTGCTGGTCAGCACCTGGCTGTGAGTGATAATGGCGAGGTTTCTTTGGGCCCCTTGTCAGAAAGTAATGACGAACATGCTGTCAATGGAGTTTGTCCTGGCAGAACTTCTTCTCCAGATATTCCTTTTGATTGCATACACATACAGCTGCTAGCTGAGATTATCAGTTGTTCCTCAATGAATCTTCTATGTACTGCTGGTGAAGATGGTTCATTG CCAGATTCAACTGCTGACTATGACAACGAAATATTGTTGGATGGTAGTGAAACAATATTTAGTGAACTGGATGAGCTTGCGTCCCAATCAGTGGAGAGCAATTCTAACCATTGTGGGTCATGTTGTGAACATTTAATTCACCCTACGCTGGAAGCAATAGGAACCGAACAATACATAGAGCTGAATGACCTGTCCTTTTCTCTAGCTGATGATCCTGGTTCCTGTAGCATGCTGCTCTCCAATGGTACATTTGAGCCTAGGTTTGAGCAGGAGTCTCCAGACTACATCCCCAATACCACTAATGCTTCCACATCGACAACTGGCGGTTCATCTCCTTGA
- the LOC133925356 gene encoding NAC domain-containing protein 82 isoform X2, producing MAKTSLPPGFRFHPTDVELTVYYLKRKLLGKYLRCNAITEIDLYKFAPWDLPEKASLESNDLVWYFFCPRDRKYSSGSRTNRSTGIGYWKATGKDRPVVYNSRTVGMKRTLVFHLGKPPRGDRTDWVMYEYRLADKELAASGVKLDACVLCKIFQKSGPGPKIGAQYGAPFNEEDWNDANVENSSFSHAVAPCPPESICGGLNSAGQHLAVSDNGEVSLGPLSESNDEHAVNGVCPGRTSSPDIPFDCIHIQLLAEIISCSSMNLLCTAGEDGSLIQLLTMTTKYCWMVVKQYLVNWMSLRPNQWRAILTIVGHVVNI from the exons ATGGCCAAGACATCGCTTCCTCCTGGATTCCGGTTTCATCCAACTGATGTTGAGCTCACTGTCTACTATTTAAAGAGGAAGCTGTTGGGAAAATACTTACGCTGCAATGCTATTACGGAGATTGATCTATACAAGTTTGCCCCTTGGGATCTTCCAG AGAAAGCTTCCTTGGAGAGTAATGATCTTGTGTGGTATTTCTTTTGCCCACGTGATAGGAAATATTCTAGTGGGTCAAGAACTAACCGGTCAACTGGAATTGGATATTGGAAAGCTACTGGAAAGGACAGGCCAGTGGTGTATAATTCTAGGACTGTTGGGATGAAGAGAACTTTGGTGTTTCATCTTGGCAAGCCACCACGAGGTGACAGAACTGACTGGGTAATGTATGAATATAGGCTGGCGGACAAGGAACTAGCTGCTTCTGGTGTTAAACTG GATGCTTGCGTTCTCTGCAAAATCTTTCAGAAAAGTGGACCAGGCCCCAAGATTGGGGCACAATATGGTGCTCCATTCAACGAGGAGGACTGGAATGATGCCAATGTGGAGAATTCATCATTTTCCCATGCTGTGGCCCCTTGTCCACCTGAATCCATTTGTGGTGGGTTGAACTCTGCTGGTCAGCACCTGGCTGTGAGTGATAATGGCGAGGTTTCTTTGGGCCCCTTGTCAGAAAGTAATGACGAACATGCTGTCAATGGAGTTTGTCCTGGCAGAACTTCTTCTCCAGATATTCCTTTTGATTGCATACACATACAGCTGCTAGCTGAGATTATCAGTTGTTCCTCAATGAATCTTCTATGTACTGCTGGTGAAGATGGTTCATTG ATTCAACTGCTGACTATGACAACGAAATATTGTTGGATGGTAGTGAAACAATATTTAGTGAACTGGATGAGCTTGCGTCCCAATCAGTGGAGAGCAATTCTAACCATTGTGGGTCATGTTGTGAACATTTAA
- the LOC133925663 gene encoding UDP-glucuronate:xylan alpha-glucuronosyltransferase 1-like, translating into MTSAVHKKMMKKKAAPSRSKLLVVLLLFSACAVVALLVRDRGVQVARMIPVSLRDGHADAPPPLPPPSDDHQEESEPPAMEIPYAADTRWEIQWESISRSLSSSSSIATSVGLLNFNSSEVARWRTTLPAAHIRAVRLAPAADDITWEALYPEWIDEDNPIGNSCPSLPDPDPNPPLHDYELVAVKLPCRGQSWSRDVRRLHLQLSAAKLAHHSGSSSMVLILSESECLPLPNLFPCKHLLARHAHAWLYRPDAAYLRHRLSLPIGSCQLAVPFLRPSGPTVPKTGRRRQAYATVLHSADAYVCGAIALAQSIRQSGSTRDLVALVDAHGHGADKRAALVAAGWQVRPAPRIRNPRAVRHAYNEWNYSKFRLWQLTDYDRVVFLDADLLVLRNMDFLFEEEAAAELSATANSGARFNSGVMVLEPCNCTFELLMSGIHDIDSYNGGDQGYLNEVFTWWHRLPRRANLLKYVWDEGDRAAQARLLSAEPAEVYAVHYLGRKPWLCYRDYDCNWNVPALRRFASDEAHARWWAMHDRIEPAELRHRFCALPERQMAALEQDRREAERAMAPDAHWNRTITDPRAHRAVSHPEAPL; encoded by the coding sequence ATGACTAGCGCCGTACacaagaagatgatgaagaagaaggccgCCCCGAGCAGGAGCAAGCTGCTGGTGGTGTTGTTGCTGTTTTCTGCGTGCGCCGTCGTGGCGCTGCTCGTCCGCGACCGCGGAGTCCAAGTGGCACGGATGATTCCAGTTTCCCTTCGGGATGGGCACGCGGATGCTcccccgccgctgccgcctcctAGTGATGATCATCAAGAGGAGTCAGAGCCCCCTGCAATGGAAATCCCGTACGCGGCAGACACCAGGTGGGAGATCCAGTGGGAGAGCATCTCCAGGAGCCTCTCCTCCTCCAGCAGCATCGCCACATCGGTGGGCCTGCTCAACTTCAACTCCTCGGAGGTGGCGCGCTGGAGGACCACGTTGCCGGCCGCCCACATCCGGGCCGTGCGCCTAGCTCCTGCCGCGGACGACATCACCTGGGAAGCACTCTACCCGGAATGGATCGATGAGGACAACCCCATCGGAAACAGCTGCCCCTCCCTCCCCGACCCCGACCCGAACCCCCCTCTGCATGATTACGAACTCGTCGCCGTCAAGCTCCCCTGCCGCGGCCAAAGCTGGTCCAGGGACGTGCGAAGGCTGCACCTCCAGCTCTCCGCCGCCAAGCTCGCCCACCACAGCGGCAGCTCGAGTATGGTGTTGATCCTGAGCGAGTCGGAGTGCCTCCCCCTGCCCAACCTCTTCCCCTGCAAGCACCTCCTCGCGCGCCACGCTCACGCCTGGCTCTACCGCCCCGACGCAGCctacctccgccaccgcctCAGCCTCCCCATCGGCTCCTGCCAGCTCGCCGTCCCCTTTCTCCGGCCCTCCGGACCTACAGTACCAAAGACAGGGAGGAGACGGCAGGCATACGCCACCGTGTTGCACTCCGCCGACGCCTACGTCTGCGGCGCCATCGCGCTGGCGCAGAGCATCCGGCAGTCGGGGTCCACGCGCGACCTGGTGGCCCTGGTGGACGCGCACGGCCACGGCGCCGATAAGCGCGCCGCCCTCGTCGCGGCGGGCTGGCAGGTGCGCCCCGCTCCGCGCATCCGCAACCCGCGCGCGGTGCGGCACGCCTACAACGAATGGAACTACAGCAAGTTCCGGCTGTGGCAGCTGACCGACTACGACAGGGTCGTGTTCCTGGACGCCGACTTGCTAGTGCTGCGCAACATGGACTTTTTGTtcgaggaagaggcggcggcggagctgagCGCGACGGCCAATAGCGGCGCGCGCTTCAACTCGGGCGTGATGGTGCTGGAGCCGTGCAACTGCACCTTCGAGCTGCTCATGTCGGGCATCCACGACATCGACTCCTACAACGGCGGCGACCAGGGGTACCTGAACGAGGTGTTCACGTGGTGGCACCGCCTACCGCGCCGCGCAAACTTGCTCAAGTACGTGTGGGACGAAGGGGATCGGGCGGCGCAGGCGCGACTGCTGAGCGCGGAGCCCGCGGAGGTGTACGCGGTGCACTACCTGGGCAGGAAGCCGTGGCTGTGCTACCGCGACTACGACTGCAACTGGAACGTGCCGGCGCTGCGGCGGTTCGCGAGCGACGAGGCGCACGCGCGGTGGTGGGCAATGCACGACCGGATAGAGCCCGCGGAGCTGAGGCACAGGTTCTGCGCGCTACCGGAGAGGCAGATGGCGGCGCTGGAGCAGGACCGAAGGGAGGCGGAGAGGGCCATGGCGCCGGATGCCCACTGGAACCGAACCATCACAGACCCCAGAGCCCACCGGGCTGTCTCTCACCCTGAGGCTCCGCTGTGA